One window from the genome of Magnolia sinica isolate HGM2019 chromosome 4, MsV1, whole genome shotgun sequence encodes:
- the LOC131242346 gene encoding pentatricopeptide repeat-containing protein At4g02750-like, with protein MLILHHRPFCKWTDLTPKIQFLLRKIFPPFVSLDRCPSCHFRQPPLRTISTHQIFSCNVKIGALVRAGKIEAARRLFDEMPERDVVSWNAIIAAYWQNGNFEEAKRMFDLMPARNVISWNSMVAGCIENESIDKACEYFREMPDRNVASWNAMISGFIRYNRIEEAARLFEEMPQQNVISYTAMVDGYAQKGEIERARALFDRIPRKNAVSWTVMISGYVENGMFDEARRLFDQMPKKNVVTLTAMITGYCKEGKMENARNLFEEIRHRDLVSWNAIIAGYAHNGHGEDALKLHSQMLKTGTKPDHSTLIVVLTACSLLVSLRHGRQTHTIVVKCGFESNISVCNTLITMYSKSGSIDESYLAFRQIFSPDVVSWNTIIAGYAQHGHYEKALCLFDEMCTNGFKPDGITFLNVLSACGHVGKVKESMDWFDSMVNGYRIEPRAEHYSCLVDILSRAGQLEKAYEVIKEMPFEADGSVWGALLGACRVHLNVELGELAATKLVSLEPQNSAAYVMLSNIYAAAGMWKKVTRVRGLMKEQGVKKQPGYSWMEIEEKVHLFLGGDISHPEIDKIHSELDRIGLQMKMVDDLIDVELLNTV; from the exons ATGCTTATCCTCCATCACCGTCCCTTTTGCAAATGGACAGATCTCACCCCTAAAATTCAATTTCTCCTCCGTAAGATCTTCCCTCCCTTCGTTTCACTCGACCGTTGTCCTTCCTGCCATTTTCGACAACCACCCTTGAGGACTATCTCCACCCATCAAATATTTTCCTGCAATGTCAAGATTGGAGCGCTTGTGCGTGCAGGAAAGATCGAAGCTGCCCGacgattgtttgatgaaatgcccgaaAGGGATGTTGTATCATGGAATGCAATCATTGCAGCTTACTGGCAGAACGGCAACTTCGAGGAAGCAAAGCGGATGTTCGATTTGATGCCAGCAAGGAACGTCATCTCATGGAATTCAATGGTCGCTGGGTGCATCGAGAATGAGAGCATAGACAAGGCCTGCGAGTATTTCCGCGAGATGCCTGATAGAAACGTCGCATCATGGAACGCGATGATTTCTGGGTTTATTAGGTACAATAGGATTGAGGAAGCTGCTAGACTTTTTGAAGAAATGCCTCAGCAGAACGTTATCTCTTATACTGCGATGGTTGATGGGTATGCTCAGAAAGGGGAGATTGAGAGAGCACGTGCACTCTTTGATCGAATTCCACGGAAAAATGCAGTTTCGTGGACAGTAATGATAAGCGGATACGTAGAGAATGGGATGTTTGACGAAGCTAGAAGATTGTTTGATCAGATGCCTAAGAAGAACGTTGTCACATTGACGGCAATGATTACTGGGTACTGTAAAGAGGGGAAGATGGAAAATGCTAGAAATTTGTTCGAAGAAATTCGACATCGAGATCTTGTCTCTTGGAATGCCATTATAGCAG GATATGCACATAATGGGCACGGTGAGGATGCGCTCAAATTACACTCCCAAATGCTGAAAACTGGTACGAAACCAGATCATTCTACCCTCATTGTAGTTCTCACTGCGTGTTCTCTTCTTGTATCACTACGGCATGGGAGGCAAACTCACACAATTGTTGTTAAATGTGGGTTCGAATCCAACATTTCAGTGTGTAACACCTTGATTACCATGTACAGCAAATCTGGTAGCATCGATGAGTCATATCTGGCCTTTCGACAAATCTTCAGTCCAGATGTAGTCTCATGGAATACCATTATAGCGGGGTACGCACAGCATGGCCACTACGAGAAAGCACTCTGTTTGTTTGATGAGATGTGCACAAATGGCTTCAAACCAGATGGCATCACTTTCCTTAATGTCTTATCTGCATGTGGGCATGTTGGGAAAGTGAAAGAGAGCATGGATTGGTTTGATTCAATGGTCAACGGGTATCGAATTGAGCCCAGGGCTGAGCATTATTCATGCCTGGTCGATATACTGAGTCGAGCAGGGCAGCTGGAGAAGGCGTATGAAGTTATTAAAGAGATGCCATTTGAAGCAGATGGTTCTGTTTGGGGTGCTTTGCTTGGTGCCTGCCGTGTCCATTTGAATGTGGAATTGGGAGAGTTAGCAGCTACGAAGCTTGTTTCGTTGGAGCCTCAGAACTCTGCAGCTTATGTCATGCTGTCAAACATATATGCTGCCGCTGGTATGTGGAAGAAGGTTACTAGAGTGAGGGGGTTGATGAAAGAGCAAGGAGTTAAGAAGCAACCTGGGTACAGTTGGATGGAAATCGAAGAAAAGGTGCATTTGTTCTTGGGAGGTGATATATCTCATCCAGAGATTGATAAGATTCATTCGGAGCTTGATAGGATTGGTTTGCAGATGAAGATGGTTGACGATCTTATTGATGTAGAGCTGCTGAATACAGTATAA
- the LOC131242347 gene encoding histone H3.3 → MARTKQTARKSTGGKAPRKQLATKAARKSAPTTGGVKKPHRYRPGTVALREIRKYQKSTELLIRKLPFQRLVREIAQDFKTDLRFQSHAVLALQEAAEAYLVGLFEDTNLCAIHAKRVTIMPKDIQLARRIRGERA, encoded by the exons ATGGCTCGTACTAAGCAGACTGCTCGTAAATCCACAGGAGGGAAGGCTCCTAGGAAGCAGCTTGCAACCAAG GCTGCCCGTAAGTCTGCCCCAACAACTGGTGGTGTGAAGAAACCTCATCGATATCGCCCAGGAACTGTTGCACTTCG TGAAATCCGTAAATATCAGAAGAGCACTGAACTGCTGATCAGGAAGCTGCCATTCCAGAGGCTTGTTCGTGAAATTGCACAGGACTTCAAG ACAGATCTGCGTTTCCAGAGCCATGCTGTTCTTGCATTGCAAGAGGCTGCAGAGGCATATCTGGTGGGGCTGTTTGAAGACACAAATCTGTGTGCAATCCATGCCAAGCGGGTGACAATCATGCCCAAGGACATTCAGCTGGCCAGGAGGATCCGTGGTGAGAGGGCCTAA